A stretch of DNA from Acidobacteriota bacterium:
TCGTGACCAAAAATTCGAAGGTCAAGATTGTAAATTCGCAGAATAATTGGTATCAAGTTGATGTCGTCCAACAAGGCCGAGACCTGCCGACGCAGCAAAATATCAAGCGCGGATGGCTGAATGGTAAGTATGTGGATGTGGATTAGGTAATGGTTGATGGTTGATGGTTGATGGTTGATGGTACCTTGTTGACAACGGTCAACGATCTGCCATCCACGATCAACAAAGATTTATGAGCATTTTAGATAAAGTCAGGCGTTGGATCGATGGTGAGACGGCGGAGCTTGTTTTGGAACAGGCCGCTCGAGACGCGCAGGTCAAGCCGCGTTCTAAGGCCGAGGCATTCATCGTCAAGATCGCCCGCGAGGTCGAATCCGTAATGCAGAACGAGATGGTCCCGCTGCCGCAGGGTACGACCATCATCCCGAGCGAATACGCCATTTTTCTCAGCAGCGACGATGACAAAGAATGGCAGGGAGCCAAACGAAAAGGCCTGGTACAAGGGCTTTACCATATTCTCGCCGAACGGGCGAAAGAGATAGCGGGCAAGAAGAAACTGGAAACTCGTTCGTTCGTCATCGAGCTGCGCATCGACGGTACGCTCGAAAAAGGTGAGATCCGTGTGCAGCATAGCTGGGAAGATTCGAGCGGCAACAAGACGGGAGTTCTGGTCAGGCCGAAGGGAATTCCGGCGTTAGAACCAACTCAAAACGCTCCGATATCGCAGACCATCCTGAATTTCGCTCCGGCAACGGGATTTCAGCCCCCGCCGTATCAGGCTCCGCCGCCGGCGACGTTTCAGAATGCACCCATTCAGCAGGCCGTTCCGCTGCAGACCGACGAGCCCGGAGGATATGACCGCCGTGAAATCGCGTGCGGTCGAGCTTTACAAGCTGGAGATCTGGCGAGGCGGCGTCAGGCAAAAACGTTGTGCCTATCTATCAGAAAGAGATCGCGATCGGCCGCGGTTCGAAATCAAAGCCGGTTGATATTCCGCTCGTCGGTGATGTCGAGATCAGCCGCCGGCACCTGATGCTGGTAACCGACGGAGCAGGGAATTTTTGGGCTGTAAACGAAGGGAAAAATCCGGCAGCGATAAATAACTACGAGCTACCGGCGGGCCAACGCGTAACGGTGAATGTCGGCGTTCCGTTA
This window harbors:
- a CDS encoding FHA domain-containing protein, with translation MPIYQKEIAIGRGSKSKPVDIPLVGDVEISRRHLMLVTDGAGNFWAVNEGKNPAAINNYELPAGQRVTVNVGVPLNICSYMLRIQPH
- a CDS encoding DUF3662 domain-containing protein yields the protein MSILDKVRRWIDGETAELVLEQAARDAQVKPRSKAEAFIVKIAREVESVMQNEMVPLPQGTTIIPSEYAIFLSSDDDKEWQGAKRKGLVQGLYHILAERAKEIAGKKKLETRSFVIELRIDGTLEKGEIRVQHSWEDSSGNKTGVLVRPKGIPALEPTQNAPISQTILNFAPATGFQPPPYQAPPPATFQNAPIQQAVPLQTDEPGGYDRREIACGRALQAGDLARRRQAKTLCLSIRKRSRSAAVRNQSRLIFRSSVMSRSAAGT